The following proteins are co-located in the Paenibacillus sp. FSL H8-0079 genome:
- a CDS encoding methyltransferase domain-containing protein, whose protein sequence is MSFFRTLSIRAKEDELMDDFSLGGEELREALRHLRRLNKIFAAPGPTLAGVEKLWNSVGRPDKLTILDVGAGSGDVNQKLLQWADRQGIQLDITLVDLTEEACEEARQLFRHEPRVRVQRADLTQLPDASADIVTGSQFVHHFDGDQLVDMVSHMLRASRHGVVINDIHRHPVSYKAVWITTRMISRNRYIRHDGPLSVAKGFTGRDWRELKQRLNHDTMTYEWKPLFRYSVVIPTKGR, encoded by the coding sequence ATGTCCTTCTTTAGAACACTGTCCATTCGGGCCAAGGAAGATGAACTGATGGATGACTTCTCTCTGGGCGGCGAGGAGCTGCGTGAAGCACTCCGGCATCTGAGACGGCTTAACAAAATATTTGCAGCACCTGGCCCAACCCTGGCTGGTGTGGAGAAGTTATGGAACTCTGTGGGAAGGCCGGATAAGCTGACTATTCTGGATGTGGGGGCAGGTTCAGGAGATGTGAACCAGAAGCTACTGCAATGGGCGGATCGTCAGGGCATTCAATTGGACATTACACTGGTCGATCTGACGGAAGAGGCGTGTGAGGAAGCGAGACAACTATTCCGTCACGAACCCCGAGTTCGGGTACAGCGTGCCGATCTTACACAACTGCCTGATGCTTCAGCAGATATCGTGACAGGCTCCCAGTTCGTACATCATTTTGACGGAGATCAGCTGGTCGATATGGTTTCTCATATGCTGCGAGCATCCAGGCACGGTGTCGTCATTAATGATATTCATCGTCACCCCGTATCCTATAAGGCGGTCTGGATTACAACACGTATGATCTCGCGCAATCGTTACATCCGTCATGATGGCCCACTTTCCGTTGCCAAAGGCTTTACAGGGAGGGATTGGCGGGAACTCAAACAACGGTTAAATCATGACACGATGACCTATGAATGGAAGCCTTTATTCAGGTACTCTGTTGTTATTCCCACGAAAGGAAGGTGA
- a CDS encoding NAD(P)/FAD-dependent oxidoreductase, giving the protein MSKSIDVIVIGAGIAGSTCAMQLAGKGHRTLLLDRQEFPRHKTCGEFMSPETKEMLEVLDIHLLDQAKKPSTMDHAKIVMQQGGVIEAPLPGFAYGISRYELDQILHQKALSAGAQIVTKATITSIEQLEDASYEVQVKQGDERISYRAKAVIGAHGSKKLRGMASAPDLRDQTVYVGVKSHFSGIEIPARVELYFCDGGYVGISPIEDGIVNVAALLTLETVQGSGKSVIDFLQAASQTNVNLAARLAEGKPVDGTQVSIAPLHLSNVPEPWSRYPHIGDAMLVIPPLCGDGMSIALRSSLLCAKWTDKYLQGDIEHADWQSNYTLEASREFTQLLRRARRIQKLAFAKTNKFYPGLARMIPGLAAYVVKATRLSEMNAAR; this is encoded by the coding sequence GTGTCGAAATCGATAGATGTCATCGTCATCGGAGCCGGAATTGCCGGCAGTACCTGTGCAATGCAACTAGCGGGGAAAGGTCATCGGACTCTTTTGCTGGATCGCCAGGAGTTCCCGCGTCACAAAACCTGTGGTGAGTTCATGTCACCAGAAACCAAGGAAATGCTAGAGGTTCTGGACATTCACCTTCTGGACCAAGCGAAGAAACCCAGCACCATGGATCATGCCAAAATCGTTATGCAGCAAGGCGGAGTGATTGAAGCACCGTTGCCAGGATTCGCTTATGGCATAAGCCGATATGAGCTGGACCAGATTTTGCACCAGAAGGCTCTGTCGGCCGGGGCCCAGATTGTGACCAAAGCGACCATAACGAGCATCGAGCAGCTTGAGGATGCCAGTTATGAGGTTCAGGTGAAGCAGGGGGACGAGCGGATCAGCTACAGAGCCAAAGCCGTCATCGGAGCACATGGCAGTAAAAAGCTTCGAGGGATGGCTTCCGCACCTGATCTGCGGGACCAAACCGTATATGTTGGCGTTAAATCCCACTTCAGCGGCATTGAGATTCCCGCTCGGGTCGAGTTATATTTTTGCGATGGTGGCTATGTGGGGATTTCCCCGATTGAGGATGGTATTGTGAATGTTGCCGCATTATTGACATTGGAAACCGTGCAGGGAAGTGGCAAGTCTGTTATCGATTTTTTGCAGGCTGCATCCCAGACGAATGTAAACTTGGCAGCCCGGTTGGCCGAAGGAAAGCCTGTAGACGGAACGCAGGTGTCGATTGCGCCGCTGCATCTATCCAATGTTCCTGAACCGTGGTCCAGATATCCGCATATTGGGGATGCCATGCTGGTGATACCACCCCTATGTGGAGACGGGATGTCCATTGCCCTTCGATCCTCACTCCTGTGTGCAAAGTGGACTGACAAGTACCTGCAAGGCGACATTGAACATGCCGATTGGCAGAGTAATTACACGTTGGAAGCAAGTCGTGAATTCACCCAATTGCTCAGACGCGCAAGAAGAATTCAAAAGCTGGCTTTTGCCAAGACCAATAAATTCTATCCTGGTCTGGCTCGCATGATCCCCGGTTTAGCCGCTTATGTTGTGAAGGCCACACGGTTATCCGAGATGAATGCAGCGCGCTAA
- a CDS encoding PLP-dependent aminotransferase family protein gives MNYSFSNRIAALQPSIIREILKASSGQNVIPFSAGNPAPETFPIEAIRTFTQSILEHDPVTALQYGITEGYVPLREALTQHLKTGFDTGKPSDQLFIVSGAQQGIELACKVFCNEGDTIICESPSFIGSLNSFRASGAKLAGVPMENDGMDIEKLEQALQTEPNVKLIYVIPSFQNPTGVTTSLEKRKAIYELAKKYGVMILEDNPYGELRFNGDDVPTIKSMDDEGLVIYVGSFSKILSAGLRVGFVQAPHEVVEKMVVAKQGEDVHTAMLPQILAYKFMTEYDYAGHINSIREVYRRKATLMMDKLQEHMGESITYTQPDGGLFLWCDLPAHVPMLDYAKTAAAQGVAVVPGNAFLVNEQDPCNAIRLNFSTPSDEQIVKGVEILGQVLKGYNT, from the coding sequence ATGAACTATTCATTTTCCAATCGTATCGCAGCACTGCAACCATCCATTATTCGAGAAATCCTGAAGGCTTCTTCGGGGCAAAATGTGATTCCATTCTCTGCGGGAAACCCTGCTCCGGAAACCTTTCCTATTGAAGCGATTCGCACATTCACTCAATCCATTCTGGAGCATGACCCGGTCACAGCTCTGCAATATGGGATTACGGAAGGATATGTTCCCCTCAGGGAAGCATTGACTCAACATTTGAAGACAGGCTTTGATACCGGTAAGCCATCCGATCAATTGTTCATCGTATCTGGAGCGCAGCAGGGGATTGAACTGGCCTGTAAAGTGTTCTGTAATGAGGGGGATACAATCATCTGTGAGAGTCCGAGCTTTATTGGTTCCCTGAACTCCTTCCGGGCATCCGGTGCGAAGCTTGCCGGTGTTCCGATGGAGAATGATGGTATGGATATCGAGAAGCTGGAACAGGCGCTGCAAACGGAGCCCAATGTGAAACTGATCTACGTGATCCCGAGTTTTCAGAATCCGACTGGTGTAACGACGAGCCTAGAGAAACGTAAGGCCATATACGAGCTGGCTAAGAAGTATGGCGTGATGATTTTGGAAGATAACCCGTACGGAGAACTTCGATTCAATGGAGATGATGTACCAACGATCAAATCTATGGATGATGAAGGTCTGGTGATCTATGTTGGATCATTCTCCAAAATTCTGTCGGCGGGACTGCGCGTCGGTTTTGTACAAGCGCCACATGAAGTGGTGGAGAAGATGGTTGTCGCCAAACAGGGAGAAGACGTACATACGGCGATGCTTCCACAGATTCTGGCATACAAGTTCATGACAGAGTATGACTACGCGGGGCATATTAACAGCATTCGTGAGGTATATCGGAGAAAAGCAACATTGATGATGGACAAGCTGCAAGAGCATATGGGGGAGTCCATTACCTATACTCAACCGGATGGTGGACTTTTCCTCTGGTGTGATCTGCCAGCACATGTGCCAATGCTTGATTATGCCAAGACTGCAGCAGCCCAAGGGGTTGCGGTTGTGCCGGGAAATGCATTCCTGGTGAACGAGCAAGACCCTTGTAATGCCATTAGACTTAATTTCTCCACGCCGTCGGATGAACAGATTGTCAAGGGTGTTGAAATCTTGGGGCAGGTCTTGAAAGGTTATAACACTTAA
- a CDS encoding MaoC family dehydratase: MKFSEYVIGQRYETKSLALSKSDIIAFAKIYDPQYMHLDEGKATQGRFGSLIASGMQTMNISFKLWIELGIYGEHVVAGTGMNNIQFMKPVLPDDELHVIAEVIDLLPRRKGNGIVTVLLSTFNQKNQKVFQAELSALIDN, encoded by the coding sequence ATGAAATTCAGTGAATATGTAATAGGTCAGCGCTACGAAACAAAATCCTTGGCATTATCCAAGAGCGATATTATTGCGTTTGCCAAAATCTATGATCCACAGTACATGCATTTGGATGAAGGTAAGGCCACACAGGGCCGCTTCGGCAGTTTGATTGCTTCTGGCATGCAAACGATGAATATCTCCTTTAAGTTATGGATTGAGCTCGGAATCTATGGAGAGCATGTTGTGGCAGGAACCGGAATGAATAACATTCAATTCATGAAGCCCGTCCTTCCTGATGATGAACTGCATGTCATTGCAGAGGTTATTGACCTGCTTCCCAGACGTAAAGGTAATGGGATTGTTACCGTGCTGCTGAGTACATTTAATCAGAAAAATCAAAAGGTATTTCAGGCTGAATTAAGTGCGTTAATTGATAACTAA
- a CDS encoding LacI family DNA-binding transcriptional regulator: MITIKDVAKMAGVASSTVSCVLNDKGNVSESTRQRVLAAASQLNYVKNGPASEMKRQSTQTIGVIVHDMSSPYFSDLVNGIQSIAMSHGYDMIVCSSLGGEKSTAHRYIRERRIDGAIVIAQNIEDQLLMEASEAGFPIVVMDRDLDAPHIVKVLMSDTQGGYLATRYLIDKGHRTIAYISGPAHSECNLQRYQGYLNAMAEAGIEENPAWKIGGQYLKQDGYHAAKKLLEGELPSAVFFANDEMAFGGLEAFREHRIAVPEQLSVIGFDNIPASQYVHPPLTTFRQPKTDAGQLAGHVLFQLLNGESVETLYTLDIQCVERDSVQFKYE, from the coding sequence ATGATAACGATTAAAGATGTCGCCAAGATGGCTGGTGTAGCCAGTTCAACCGTATCTTGCGTACTCAACGATAAAGGTAATGTAAGTGAGTCAACGAGGCAGAGAGTGCTCGCAGCAGCAAGCCAACTGAATTACGTGAAGAACGGCCCTGCATCTGAAATGAAGCGTCAGAGTACACAAACAATTGGTGTGATTGTCCATGACATGTCCAGTCCGTATTTCTCAGATTTGGTGAATGGAATACAGTCCATCGCGATGAGCCATGGATACGATATGATCGTGTGCAGCTCACTGGGTGGAGAGAAGTCGACAGCCCATCGTTACATTCGTGAAAGAAGAATCGACGGAGCTATTGTCATTGCTCAAAATATTGAAGATCAGCTGCTCATGGAGGCATCTGAAGCAGGATTTCCGATTGTTGTCATGGATCGGGATCTGGATGCTCCACATATTGTAAAGGTTTTGATGAGTGATACGCAAGGTGGGTACCTGGCTACCCGTTATCTGATCGATAAAGGACATCGGACGATTGCTTATATTAGTGGCCCAGCCCATTCGGAATGTAACCTGCAGCGTTATCAAGGTTATCTCAATGCCATGGCAGAAGCAGGCATCGAAGAGAACCCGGCATGGAAAATCGGTGGACAATACTTGAAGCAAGATGGCTACCATGCAGCCAAGAAACTGCTCGAAGGAGAATTGCCCTCCGCAGTATTTTTTGCAAATGATGAAATGGCCTTTGGCGGTTTGGAAGCCTTCAGAGAACATAGGATTGCAGTACCTGAACAGTTATCCGTAATTGGTTTTGACAATATCCCGGCATCTCAGTACGTACACCCACCTCTGACCACATTTCGGCAACCAAAGACGGATGCAGGTCAGCTTGCAGGTCATGTTCTCTTTCAACTGTTAAATGGAGAGTCTGTTGAGACGTTATATACACTGGACATTCAATGCGTGGAACGTGATTCGGTACAATTTAAATACGAGTAG
- a CDS encoding spore germination protein translates to MDTSAITQQDLPLTGYLAVDQEMLRSVFEGCSDVVFHTFQTACLTSALCVYCVGLCDTERLERQVLTPLQEMGIEATQVPLASVKQVETTTQAVQAILEGEALLLLEGSKVGTVYPLYQAANRSTEEPLAESTVRGARDGFTESLTMNMSLLRKRIKTPALKIHTRNMGDRTNTSISLVYMEGIIDPKLVEEVEIRLKDLKLRDVLESQYIEEGIVDQRYSPFPQMIATERPDVVASNLLEGRFAILVDGTPFTLIAPVTIFSMLQSPEDYYQNVFMSVFVRWLRYVFFVLSMLLPSAYVAITTFHQEMIPTVLLLSIARAREEIPFPALVEALIMEIAFEALREAGVRLPKQVGSAVSIVGALIIGQAATSAGIVSAPMIIIVAITGIASFMIPRYAASIATRLLRFPMMFLAGTLGLTGVMLGVILVVIHLSSLRSFGTPYLSPVAPTMAKELKDVWWRPSPRNKPH, encoded by the coding sequence ATGGACACATCAGCGATAACACAACAAGACCTGCCGTTAACCGGATACCTAGCCGTTGATCAAGAAATGTTGCGCTCCGTTTTTGAAGGGTGCTCGGACGTTGTATTTCATACCTTCCAAACGGCGTGTCTTACTTCAGCCCTATGTGTATATTGTGTTGGTTTATGTGATACAGAGCGGCTTGAACGTCAGGTATTAACGCCTCTTCAGGAAATGGGGATCGAAGCTACCCAAGTTCCACTGGCATCCGTTAAACAAGTTGAAACAACCACCCAGGCGGTACAGGCCATATTAGAGGGGGAGGCACTATTACTACTGGAGGGTTCAAAAGTTGGAACGGTATACCCGCTATACCAAGCAGCAAATCGTTCAACAGAGGAACCGTTAGCCGAATCGACTGTGCGCGGTGCGCGGGATGGATTTACAGAATCGTTGACCATGAATATGTCACTACTGCGCAAACGTATCAAAACACCTGCGTTAAAAATTCATACGCGTAACATGGGAGATCGCACGAACACCAGTATTTCACTTGTATATATGGAAGGCATAATTGATCCTAAACTGGTGGAGGAAGTGGAGATACGACTGAAGGATCTAAAACTTCGAGACGTACTGGAGAGCCAGTACATTGAGGAAGGCATTGTGGATCAGCGTTATTCGCCATTTCCACAGATGATTGCGACGGAACGTCCGGATGTCGTTGCTTCCAACTTGCTGGAAGGTCGTTTTGCTATTCTCGTTGACGGAACACCGTTCACGCTTATCGCGCCAGTGACCATTTTTTCTATGTTACAATCCCCGGAAGATTATTATCAAAATGTGTTTATGAGTGTCTTTGTACGCTGGCTGCGATACGTTTTCTTTGTTCTATCCATGCTGCTTCCATCTGCTTATGTAGCGATTACCACGTTTCATCAGGAGATGATTCCCACCGTGTTGCTTCTCAGTATTGCCCGGGCGAGAGAAGAGATCCCTTTTCCTGCACTGGTGGAAGCACTCATTATGGAAATCGCCTTTGAAGCACTGCGTGAGGCTGGCGTCCGTTTGCCCAAGCAGGTCGGATCAGCGGTTAGTATCGTGGGAGCATTAATTATTGGGCAAGCAGCGACAAGTGCAGGCATTGTATCAGCCCCCATGATTATCATAGTAGCGATCACCGGGATCGCTTCGTTCATGATCCCTCGCTATGCTGCCAGCATCGCGACCCGACTACTGCGTTTTCCCATGATGTTTCTGGCGGGAACGCTGGGACTCACGGGTGTCATGTTGGGAGTTATCTTGGTTGTCATTCATCTGAGCAGTCTTCGTTCATTCGGAACACCTTATCTGTCACCGGTAGCGCCAACAATGGCTAAGGAACTCAAGGATGTATGGTGGCGTCCATCTCCAAGGAACAAACCGCACTAG